The Cryptomeria japonica unplaced genomic scaffold, Sugi_1.0 HiC_scaffold_1643, whole genome shotgun sequence genome includes a window with the following:
- the LOC131057163 gene encoding 1-aminocyclopropane-1-carboxylate oxidase-like yields MGVPVIDMKNIDGGDREVIMAEIAKACESTGFFQLLNHGIEHELMDRVKKVCSEHYKLNREQSFNASLPVRLLSNALDSDNADKIENVDWEDVIQIHEMQETNSWPSQPSDFKETIQEFRNKIFSLTEKLLEVISLNLGLEKEYLKEAFAGGEKPFFGTKVSHYPPCPRPDLIKGIRAHTDAGGLILLYQDDQVSGLQVLNDGTWVDVQPIPYAIVVDIGDQLEAITNGKYTSAWHRILPTKNGNRFSVASFYNPSYNAKVYPASQLTAQTGDELSVYPEYPEYLFGDYMQVYSHQKYEAKEPRFEAMRIVNVECQ; encoded by the exons ATGGGCGTTCCAGTGATTGACATGAAAAACATAGACGGAGGAGACAGAGAGGTGATCATGGCTGAAATAGCCAAGGCCTGCGAGAGTACTGGTTTCTTTCAG CTTTTGAACCATGGCATAGAGCATGAACTCATGGACCGTGTAAAGAAAGTTTGCTCGGAGCATTACAAGCTTAACAGAGAGCAGAGCTTCAATGCCTCTTTGCCTGTAAGGTTGTTGAGCAACGCTCTTGACAGCGATAACGCTGATAAGATCGAGAACGTTGATTGGGAAGATGTTATTCAAATACATGAGATGCAGGAGACCAATTCATGGCCTTCCCAACCCAGTGATTTCAA GGAAACTATCCAGGAGTTTCGAAACAAGATATTTTCATTGACAGAAAAGCTGTTGGAAGTAATAAGTTTGAATCTGGGGCTAGAGAAAGAGTACCTGAAAGAGGCATTTGCGGGAGGAGAGAAGCCCTTCTTCGGCACCAAAGTGAGCCATTATCCTCCTTGCCCTAGACCGGACCTCATCAAGGGCATCCGTGCACACACAGATGCAGGTGGCCTCATTCTCTTATACCAAGACGATCAAGTGTCCGGTTTGCAGGTCCTCAATGATGGCACTTGGGTTGACGTGCAACCCATTCCATACGCAATAGTTGTTGACATTGGGGACCAGTTGGAAGCCATCACTAACGGCAAATACACCAGCGCATGGCATCGCATTCTACCCACTAAGAATGGCAACCGTTTCTCAGTGGCATCGTTTTATAATCCCTCATATAATGCCAAGGTTTATCCCGCATCTCAACTTACTGCTCAGACCGGTGATGAATTATCGGTTTATCCAGAGTATCCAGAGTATCTGTTTGGAGACTACATGCAGGTTTACAGCCACCAGAAATATGAAGCCAAAGAGCCACGATTCGAAGCTATGAGGATTGTGAATGTAGAATGCCAATAG